A single genomic interval of Lewinellaceae bacterium harbors:
- a CDS encoding cytochrome c oxidase subunit 3: protein MNETPLDKENKQDFNSEYDSFAFHPYNVVLTLVLFGITALFLAFTVAFIYTRVQNQLPPIRLPNIFIFNTLILLGSSATMVWARRSYKADKTRQYQNALVATILLSLVFMGLQLIGWSQLFANQVYIHTDNSAGYLYVISGLHFAHVIAGLPFLGVFLWTARKRMKEPVSVLVYFSDPEKRLKLRLLTIYWHFLDALWIYLVVFFYVNYLIR, encoded by the coding sequence ATGAACGAAACACCTCTTGATAAAGAAAACAAACAGGACTTCAACAGTGAGTATGATTCTTTTGCGTTTCACCCTTACAATGTCGTGTTGACCCTGGTTCTCTTTGGGATCACCGCCCTCTTCCTGGCCTTTACGGTTGCCTTCATCTACACCCGGGTGCAAAACCAACTGCCGCCCATTCGCCTGCCCAACATATTCATTTTCAACACCCTGATCCTGTTGGGAAGCAGCGCCACCATGGTTTGGGCGCGGCGGTCGTACAAGGCGGATAAAACCCGCCAATATCAAAATGCGCTGGTAGCGACTATATTATTGTCTCTGGTTTTCATGGGGCTGCAACTGATCGGCTGGAGCCAGCTTTTCGCCAATCAGGTATACATCCATACCGATAATTCCGCCGGCTACCTCTACGTCATTTCCGGGCTTCACTTTGCTCACGTCATTGCCGGCCTTCCTTTCCTCGGAGTATTCCTTTGGACGGCGCGAAAGCGGATGAAAGAGCCGGTAAGCGTCCTCGTGTATTTTTCCGACCCGGAAAAACGCCTGAAGTTGCGTTTGCTTACCATTTACTGGCATTTTCTGGATGCATTGTGGATTTACCTGGTCGTTTTCTTTTACGTTAATTACCTCATCCGTTGA
- a CDS encoding DUF2256 domain-containing protein, protein MPKHRKKENFPKKICPQCLLPFAWRRKWAKCWSEVRYCSERCRREAKNPNII, encoded by the coding sequence GTGCCCAAGCATCGAAAGAAAGAAAATTTTCCAAAAAAGATATGCCCGCAGTGCCTCTTGCCTTTCGCCTGGCGCCGGAAATGGGCAAAGTGCTGGAGCGAAGTCAGGTATTGCAGCGAACGTTGCCGAAGAGAAGCAAAAAATCCCAATATAATATGA